A genomic window from Glycine max cultivar Williams 82 chromosome 17, Glycine_max_v4.0, whole genome shotgun sequence includes:
- the LOC100794368 gene encoding UDP-glucose 6-dehydrogenase 1: MVKICGIGAGYVGGPTMAVIALKCPSIEVAVVDISHSRISAWNSNKLPIYEPGLEQVVNQCRGKNLLFSTDVEKHVHEADIVFLSVNTPTKTRGLGAGKAADLTYWESAARMIADVSKSNKIVVEKSTVPVRTAEAIEKILTYNTNSKGIKYQILSNPEFLSEGTAIQDLLNPDRVLIGGNQCPEGLQAIQKLKAIYAHWVPEDRIITTNLWSAELSKLADNAFLAQRISSINSMSALCEATGAEVSQVSHALSKNTKIGPKFLNASVGFGGSCFQKDILNLVYICESNGLNEVANYWKQVIKMNDYQKNRFVRRVVTSMFNTVSGKKIAILGFAFKKDTGDTRKTPAIDVCKGLLGDNACLSIYDPCVIEEQIQKDLSMDGVEFDHPVHLQPMNSTMVKQVSIVGDAYEATKDAHGICILTEWDEFKNIDFQRVYDSMQKPAFVFDGRNILNAEKLREIGFIVYSIGRPLEQWLISMA; encoded by the coding sequence ATGGTGAAGATATGTGGAATTGGAGCCGGGTACGTAGGGGGTCCAACAATGGCTGTGATTGCCCTCAAATGCCCCTCAATTGAAGTGGCTGTGGTTGACATCTCTCACTCTCGCATATCAGCTTGGAACAGCAACAAACTCCCCATTTACGAGCCCGGCCTAGAACAAGTGGTGAATCAGTGCAGAGGAAAGAACCTCCTCTTCAGCACCGATGTGGAAAAGCATGTGCATGAGGCAGACATAGTCTTTCTCTCAGTGAACACCCCAACAAAAACCAGAGGGCTTGGAGCCGGCAAGGCCGCGGACTTGACCTATTGGGAGAGTGCAGCTAGGATGATAGCTGATGTTTCAAAGTCTAACAAAATTGTTGTTGAGAAATCCACTGTCCCAGTTAGAACAGCTGAGGCAATTGAGAAAATTCTAACATACAATACTAATAGCAAGGGCATCAAGTATCAAATTCTGTCAAATCCTGAGTTTCTCTCTGAGGGAACAGCTATTCAAGACCTTCTGAACCCTGACCGGGTTCTGATTGGAGGGAATCAATGCCCTGAAGGTTTACAAGCAATTCAAAAACTGAAGGCTATATATGCACATTGGGTGCCTGAAGACAGAATCATAACAACCAATTTGTGGTCTGCAGAACTGTCCAAGTTAGCTGATAATGCCTTTTTGGCACAAAGGATTTCATCTATTAATTCTATGTCTGCCTTATGTGAGGCCACTGGAGCTGAAGTTTCACAAGTTTCTCATGCTCTAAGCAAAAACACCAAAATTGGACCTAAGTTCCTCAATGCTAGTGTTGGTTTTGGTGGCTCTTGTTTTCAAAAGGACATACTCAACTTGGTGTACATATGTGAGAGCAATGGCCTCAATGAAGTGGCTAATTACTGGAAACAAGTGATCAAGATGAATGACTACCAAAAAAATAGGTTTGTGAGGCGGGTCGTGACATCGATGTTCAACACGGTTTCGGGTAAGAAGATTGCAATTCTGGGGTTTGCCTTCAAGAAAGATACTGGTGACACTAGGAAGACTCCTGCAATTGATGTCTGCAAAGGCCTATTGGGAGATAACGCGTGCTTGAGCATCTACGATCCATGTGTTATCGAGGAGCAGATTCAAAAGGATTTGTCAATGGATGGCGTTGAATTTGACCATCCTGTCCACCTGCAGCCAATGAATTCTACTATGGTGAAACAAGTTAGTATTGTTGGGGATGCTTATGAGGCTACTAAAGATGCTCATGGGATATGCATTCTTACAGAGTGGGATGAGTTCAAGAACATTGATTTTCAAAGAGTGTATGACAGCATGCAGAAACCAGCATTTGTGTTTGATGGAAGAAACATATTGAATGCTGAGAAGTTGAGGGAGATTGGATTCATTGTGTACTCAATTGGGAGGCCATTAGAGCAATGGCTAATAAGCATGGCCTAA